One stretch of Candidatus Poribacteria bacterium DNA includes these proteins:
- a CDS encoding threonine synthase — protein MSYFTHLECSRCAQTYDPNLPQNLCTECGKPLFPRYALDKIAQTWDKSSLSGREASMWRYAELLPVIDSRHIVSLNESMTPLLPAQRLAAFLGLEALWVKDESRLPTGSFKARGLAMAVSRAKELGLTKLAIPSAGNAATALASYAAQAGMAAHIFMPQDVPPFNRNTCQLAGANVTLIDGLITDAGKIVAERKEDEGWFDVSTLKEPYRVEGKKTMGLEIAEQFNWELPDVIVYPTGGGTGIVGMWKVFQELEAIGWIDEKRPRMISVQSTGCAPIVKAWQDGAAEAEPWSNAHTSAAGLRVPQAVGDFLILEAIYQSNGAAVAVTDGEIQEAMATLATQEGILACPEGAATVAGLCKLLKAGEVQPDNRVALFNTGGYQA, from the coding sequence ATGAGTTATTTCACTCACCTCGAATGCAGCCGTTGCGCCCAAACCTACGACCCCAACCTCCCACAGAACTTGTGCACGGAGTGCGGGAAGCCTCTATTTCCGCGTTATGCGTTGGATAAGATTGCTCAAACTTGGGATAAATCTTCCCTATCGGGACGTGAGGCATCAATGTGGCGATATGCCGAACTTCTTCCCGTAATTGACTCGCGCCACATCGTTTCCCTGAATGAGTCGATGACACCGCTCCTGCCAGCACAACGGCTTGCTGCCTTCTTAGGACTCGAAGCGTTGTGGGTGAAGGATGAGTCCCGTCTGCCAACCGGCAGTTTTAAGGCGCGTGGATTGGCAATGGCGGTTTCCAGAGCCAAAGAACTCGGATTAACTAAACTCGCGATTCCGTCCGCAGGTAACGCAGCGACTGCACTCGCTAGCTATGCAGCCCAAGCGGGGATGGCGGCGCATATCTTCATGCCCCAAGATGTTCCGCCGTTTAACCGTAACACCTGTCAACTGGCGGGCGCAAATGTTACGCTCATTGACGGATTAATTACGGATGCGGGAAAAATCGTTGCCGAGCGTAAGGAAGATGAAGGGTGGTTCGACGTTTCAACCCTCAAAGAACCGTATCGCGTTGAGGGAAAAAAGACGATGGGCCTTGAGATCGCGGAACAGTTTAATTGGGAGCTTCCCGATGTCATCGTCTATCCGACGGGAGGAGGCACGGGAATCGTCGGAATGTGGAAAGTATTTCAGGAGTTGGAAGCTATCGGGTGGATTGATGAGAAACGTCCGCGTATGATCTCCGTACAGTCGACGGGTTGCGCGCCAATCGTCAAAGCGTGGCAGGACGGTGCAGCTGAAGCCGAACCGTGGTCAAACGCACATACATCTGCCGCCGGCTTACGAGTGCCACAGGCTGTCGGCGATTTTTTGATTCTCGAGGCTATTTACCAGAGCAATGGTGCTGCAGTTGCCGTCACCGATGGCGAAATACAGGAGGCAATGGCAACCTTGGCAACGCAGGAAGGCATTTTGGCTTGCCCTGAAGGTGCAGCAACGGTTGCGGGACTCTGTAAACTGCTGAAAGCCGGGGAAGTTCAGCCGGATAACAGGGTGGCACTGTTCAATACAGGTGGATATCAGGCGTGA
- a CDS encoding CocE/NonD family hydrolase, which yields MSKKKTWDVIVVRDVTVPMRDGVNLVADLYFPAADGRPLEGKLPAVLQRTPYKKESYENMGSFFAKHGYLSVVQDCRGRFKSGGDFFPFRDEPQDGYDTVVWLANHPSCNGKVGMYGCSHMAWVQFHAATQNPPGLATIIPYEGPINAYHYSMRGGGALHLGLLKWILETATTSQEAQQNPAIAEAVRTMSSGQNFLNWASRIPWKRGQTPLSITPKYEDAAFQLYFENYDYTDFWRQPGFAMDEYFDCFPEIPILWVVGWYDWYPRTIIDGYQKMVKMQRENQYLLVGPWTHNNFNSLCGDVNFGTTGTIHNYDDFLNLELAWFDRWLKDDQGADIGTPVKVFAMGGGNGRRDTNGRLKHGGEWHYGDIWPPKGIEPTPFYLHSESLLSREKPSQENAGTSYTYDPRNTVSSNGRCIIPYGPAAEGGFSGMGPRDQIDLETLPGHGIPGMPIASRPDVLVFQTQPLSENIRIAGNIKVILWVSSDSPDTDFFVKLIDLYPSSPDYPTGYAFPVSEGILRARYREGWETSKPMEPGKIYQIEIPLEPSANLFAANHRIRVDICSSNFPNFDINRNTGDPNDGRWRIAENTIHHEMNHASHIVLPIYLLDS from the coding sequence ATGAGTAAAAAAAAGACATGGGATGTCATTGTTGTACGGGATGTTACGGTCCCCATGCGAGACGGCGTGAATTTGGTCGCAGATCTCTACTTTCCGGCGGCAGACGGTCGTCCGTTGGAGGGCAAACTGCCCGCTGTTCTGCAGCGAACCCCCTACAAGAAGGAAAGTTACGAGAACATGGGGAGTTTCTTCGCCAAGCACGGTTACCTATCGGTGGTGCAGGACTGCCGTGGTCGCTTCAAATCTGGTGGCGATTTTTTCCCGTTTCGAGATGAACCGCAAGATGGTTATGACACAGTGGTCTGGCTTGCGAATCATCCGTCTTGTAACGGGAAGGTGGGTATGTATGGCTGTTCTCACATGGCTTGGGTGCAGTTCCACGCGGCAACACAGAACCCGCCGGGATTAGCCACAATAATCCCGTATGAAGGTCCCATCAATGCGTATCACTACAGTATGCGTGGGGGTGGTGCGCTGCATTTGGGGCTTTTGAAGTGGATTCTTGAAACGGCAACAACTAGCCAAGAAGCACAGCAAAATCCCGCTATCGCCGAAGCGGTTCGGACGATGAGTTCAGGTCAGAACTTTCTGAATTGGGCGTCTCGAATCCCGTGGAAACGCGGACAGACGCCGCTCAGTATTACGCCCAAATATGAAGACGCTGCCTTTCAACTCTACTTTGAGAACTACGATTATACGGACTTTTGGCGTCAACCCGGCTTCGCGATGGACGAGTATTTTGACTGTTTTCCGGAGATACCCATTTTATGGGTCGTTGGTTGGTATGATTGGTATCCACGCACCATTATCGACGGTTACCAGAAGATGGTGAAGATGCAGCGAGAAAACCAATATCTCCTTGTCGGTCCTTGGACGCATAACAACTTTAATTCGTTGTGTGGGGATGTGAATTTCGGAACGACAGGAACGATTCACAACTACGACGATTTCTTGAATTTGGAGTTGGCATGGTTTGATCGCTGGCTCAAGGACGATCAGGGCGCTGACATTGGAACGCCGGTCAAGGTGTTTGCTATGGGTGGCGGGAACGGGAGACGCGACACTAACGGAAGGCTGAAACACGGTGGAGAATGGCATTACGGCGACATTTGGCCCCCCAAAGGCATTGAACCAACACCATTCTATCTACACTCAGAGAGTCTGCTATCGCGAGAGAAACCGAGTCAGGAAAACGCAGGAACGTCCTATACCTATGATCCACGGAATACGGTTTCGAGCAATGGCCGTTGTATCATTCCCTACGGTCCAGCCGCCGAGGGCGGGTTCTCCGGGATGGGACCACGCGATCAGATTGATTTGGAAACCTTGCCGGGGCACGGCATTCCGGGTATGCCCATTGCTTCCCGTCCAGATGTATTGGTTTTCCAGACCCAACCGCTGTCCGAAAACATCAGAATTGCCGGAAATATAAAGGTAATCTTGTGGGTATCGTCAGATTCGCCCGATACCGACTTTTTTGTGAAACTGATTGACCTTTATCCCTCAAGTCCCGATTATCCGACGGGTTACGCCTTCCCTGTGTCCGAAGGTATCCTCCGTGCACGCTATCGGGAGGGGTGGGAGACATCGAAGCCCATGGAGCCGGGGAAGATATATCAGATCGAGATCCCGCTTGAGCCATCCGCTAACCTGTTTGCAGCAAACCATCGGATTCGTGTCGATATATGTAGCAGCAATTTCCCAAATTTTGACATCAACCGCAACACCGGTGATCCGAATGATGGGCGGTGGCGTATCGCTGAAAACACGATCCATCATGAGATGAATCACGCTTCCCACATCGTGCTGCCCATATACCTTCTTGATTCTTAA
- a CDS encoding ABC transporter ATP-binding protein: MNETTSILEITKLTKHFGGVTAVSNVDISVQEGQIASLIGPNGAGKTTLFNCVTGLEPPSEGSVKFQNRDVVDLRPDQIAEIGMARTFQNIRLFSELTVLDNVKIGRHCRSKSRLWNSISRNQKQRQEESHITSHAFQQLNFVGLEGFRDQLAGNLSYGDQRRIEIARALAMGPKLLLLDEPAAGMNPQETQQLIELIHAIRDKGITILLIEHDMKMVMQISDWVTVIAQGEKISAGEPEAVQNDERVIKAYLGESYDAQT; encoded by the coding sequence ATGAACGAAACAACGTCAATTCTTGAAATTACCAAGCTGACCAAGCATTTTGGCGGCGTGACCGCCGTGTCAAATGTTGATATATCTGTGCAAGAAGGACAGATTGCCAGCCTAATTGGTCCCAACGGCGCGGGCAAAACGACACTTTTTAACTGTGTCACAGGACTGGAACCTCCATCCGAAGGGAGCGTCAAGTTTCAAAATCGAGACGTTGTTGATCTGCGTCCGGATCAGATTGCGGAAATTGGAATGGCGCGCACATTTCAAAACATCCGGCTGTTTTCTGAACTGACGGTGTTAGATAATGTGAAAATCGGGAGGCACTGCCGGTCAAAAAGCCGCCTCTGGAACTCAATCAGTCGTAACCAAAAACAGCGTCAAGAAGAATCACACATCACGTCGCATGCGTTTCAGCAACTCAACTTCGTGGGATTAGAAGGCTTTCGGGATCAGCTTGCCGGCAATCTTTCTTATGGCGACCAGCGACGAATTGAAATTGCACGGGCGTTAGCGATGGGGCCAAAACTGCTGCTTTTAGATGAACCCGCGGCGGGCATGAACCCGCAGGAAACACAACAGTTAATAGAACTCATCCATGCGATCCGTGACAAAGGAATCACGATTCTGCTGATTGAACATGACATGAAAATGGTCATGCAGATTTCAGACTGGGTTACTGTAATCGCTCAGGGAGAAAAGATCAGCGCTGGCGAACCTGAAGCAGTTCAAAACGATGAGCGTGTAATCAAAGCTTATCTTGGGGAATCCTACGATGCTCAAACTTAA
- a CDS encoding redoxin domain-containing protein has product MADVGSTAPDFKLAGTLGAEDTEVSLDNFKGKNLVVIFYPLDFSPVCSEQIPDFNEKVDEIRAKNADIIAINRDSAFAHKAWSEQLGGVKFPLLADMNLEVSKQFGMALEEVGITNRGVIIIDSEGNIAFKHVEDAPPDNTLAVNQVLSELDKLS; this is encoded by the coding sequence ATGGCAGATGTAGGAAGCACTGCACCTGATTTTAAACTTGCTGGCACTCTCGGTGCCGAGGATACAGAAGTCTCTCTGGACAACTTCAAAGGCAAGAATCTAGTGGTGATATTCTATCCACTCGATTTCTCGCCAGTTTGCTCCGAACAGATTCCTGATTTTAATGAAAAGGTTGATGAGATTCGCGCGAAAAATGCTGATATCATCGCGATTAACCGTGACTCAGCGTTTGCGCATAAAGCATGGAGCGAGCAACTTGGTGGTGTTAAATTCCCGCTCCTCGCCGACATGAATCTTGAAGTATCAAAGCAGTTTGGGATGGCACTTGAAGAGGTCGGAATCACGAATCGCGGCGTTATCATCATTGATTCGGAAGGCAATATTGCTTTCAAGCATGTCGAAGATGCCCCACCAGACAACACCCTTGCCGTGAATCAGGTATTGAGTGAACTTGATAAATTGAGCTAA
- a CDS encoding glutaredoxin family protein: MDKIKLQLYTKADCPLCDEAKECLESIAAQFPIQIEEIDITANLGLFIKYKELIPVLELEGKQLFVHRIHVKSLKRKLIWQRWRRWFIDKG; the protein is encoded by the coding sequence ATGGATAAAATCAAACTCCAACTTTACACGAAAGCTGATTGCCCGCTTTGCGATGAAGCGAAGGAATGCCTAGAATCGATCGCAGCGCAATTCCCAATCCAGATTGAAGAAATCGACATCACAGCAAATTTGGGTTTATTCATAAAATATAAAGAATTAATTCCTGTGCTTGAGCTGGAAGGAAAACAGTTGTTTGTGCATCGGATCCATGTGAAAAGCCTCAAGCGAAAATTAATCTGGCAGCGGTGGCGGCGATGGTTCATTGACAAGGGCTAG
- the argF gene encoding ornithine carbamoyltransferase yields the protein MNLVSLKNWSTEDVIAVVEGSIAIKNNQEQYANTTNRRSLAMLFQKTSTRTRCAGEVGMTQLGGHAVYLDWRTTNFALADLRDEIRVLSAYSDLILARFLKHADVVKAAESATVPVINGCCDRYHPTQALGDLMTIQEKFGRIEGIKLTYIGVHNNVCNSLITAGLKTGMEVTVVAPEMNPAAVDEELYETARKAGTYKASDQLHPTIANSDVVYTDTWVDMEFFTDPSFKEEKERRIETLSPYQLNAELLAGQEVLVMHCLPAHRGYEISGAIVEDPRSIMFDQSENRLHSMKGLILKLLGAL from the coding sequence ATGAATCTTGTTTCGTTAAAAAACTGGTCGACAGAAGATGTGATCGCGGTTGTTGAGGGCAGCATCGCAATCAAAAACAACCAAGAACAGTATGCGAATACTACGAATCGGCGCAGCCTTGCCATGCTTTTCCAGAAGACCTCAACCCGAACCCGTTGTGCTGGGGAAGTCGGTATGACTCAATTGGGTGGTCATGCCGTTTATCTGGATTGGCGTACCACCAATTTCGCGCTTGCAGATTTGCGCGATGAAATTCGTGTACTGTCGGCTTATTCAGATCTTATTCTCGCTCGTTTTCTCAAACATGCAGATGTCGTGAAAGCAGCCGAGAGCGCAACGGTTCCGGTCATCAACGGGTGCTGCGACCGTTACCATCCGACCCAAGCACTCGGTGACTTGATGACCATACAGGAAAAATTCGGACGTATCGAAGGGATTAAGCTCACTTATATCGGGGTGCACAATAACGTATGCAACTCGTTGATTACCGCCGGGCTAAAGACAGGCATGGAAGTAACGGTCGTTGCGCCGGAGATGAATCCTGCAGCTGTCGATGAGGAACTCTATGAAACAGCGCGTAAAGCGGGGACCTATAAAGCATCAGATCAGCTCCACCCAACGATTGCAAACAGTGATGTTGTGTATACAGACACATGGGTCGATATGGAGTTTTTTACGGATCCATCGTTTAAGGAGGAGAAGGAACGACGAATTGAAACCCTATCACCCTATCAGTTGAACGCTGAGTTACTCGCGGGGCAGGAGGTCCTCGTTATGCACTGTCTGCCCGCTCACCGTGGTTATGAGATTTCGGGCGCAATCGTTGAGGACCCGAGATCGATTATGTTTGATCAGTCGGAGAACCGACTTCATAGCATGAAAGGATTAATCCTGAAACTGTTGGGAGCACTATGA
- a CDS encoding phytanoyl-CoA dioxygenase family protein: protein MSLTNTELQQFNEEGYVVKSGVFSVEALQPIQDALSEIVDAEAKRLQAEGVLENIYPDEPFGNRLGHIRKSNLDAAIEITRGVMGSGGGGFSGASMFGMLTHSPLLSCVESLIGPTIIGASAYRIRPKLPEWERGEVPWHQDSGYFLPHCDKHLLVTCWIPLVDSTRNNGCLYVMPKVHRRGVYRHYTGGHGGFLEIPTDEFPDTGPIPMEMKAGDVLFMTNLTPHASFENHSEQVRWSVDLRYQSAEAPNNADEGPESYTPERETVTMACYPPEADFVLRNPEHPEQEVRSPEEFRRIRERFHGAGAFHPGRGWTRLEDREI from the coding sequence ATGAGCCTTACCAATACGGAGTTACAACAGTTTAATGAAGAGGGATATGTGGTGAAATCGGGTGTCTTTTCGGTAGAAGCCCTACAACCAATCCAAGATGCGCTTAGCGAAATAGTCGACGCAGAAGCGAAACGCCTGCAAGCTGAAGGCGTCCTGGAGAACATCTATCCCGACGAACCTTTCGGCAACCGTTTGGGGCATATCAGAAAATCCAACCTCGACGCTGCGATAGAGATTACCAGAGGTGTCATGGGGTCTGGCGGGGGTGGTTTTAGTGGGGCATCAATGTTCGGTATGCTCACCCACTCTCCCCTACTCTCTTGCGTCGAAAGCCTTATCGGTCCCACCATTATTGGTGCTTCTGCGTATCGTATTCGCCCGAAACTACCAGAGTGGGAACGTGGTGAAGTGCCGTGGCATCAAGACTCCGGGTATTTCCTCCCTCACTGTGATAAACACCTGCTCGTTACCTGCTGGATTCCTCTAGTTGATTCGACCCGGAATAACGGTTGTCTCTACGTGATGCCCAAGGTGCATCGGCGGGGCGTTTATCGGCATTATACCGGGGGACATGGTGGGTTCCTCGAAATACCCACCGATGAATTTCCAGACACGGGACCCATTCCGATGGAGATGAAGGCAGGGGATGTGTTGTTCATGACCAACTTGACCCCACATGCCTCATTTGAAAATCACAGTGAACAGGTGCGCTGGAGCGTAGACTTGCGCTACCAAAGTGCTGAAGCCCCAAACAACGCAGATGAAGGTCCGGAATCCTATACGCCGGAACGCGAAACAGTTACTATGGCATGTTATCCGCCAGAAGCCGATTTTGTCCTGCGTAATCCCGAACACCCGGAGCAGGAGGTTCGCAGCCCAGAAGAATTTCGTAGAATCCGGGAGCGCTTTCATGGAGCAGGGGCATTCCACCCCGGACGGGGTTGGACACGGCTTGAAGATAGAGAAATTTGA
- a CDS encoding ABC transporter ATP-binding protein, translated as MLKLNEIHTYYGNIRAIRGVSFYVEEGEMVCLIGANGAGKSTTLMTISGIHHPAQGTITFEGDDLTETSAEKRVQLGISQVPEGRLIFPEMTVLENLELGAFLRKDTPGIREDLDRVFDLFPVLRERRGQQGGTLSGGEQQMLAIGRALMSHPRLLLLDEPSLGLAPLLVEQIFEIIQEINNQGTTILLVEQNAYLALQTTHRGYVMETGEIAIEGTSSELLNDARVREAYLGE; from the coding sequence ATGCTCAAACTTAACGAGATTCACACCTACTATGGCAATATTCGGGCCATCAGGGGTGTCTCCTTTTACGTTGAAGAAGGGGAAATGGTCTGTTTGATTGGAGCCAATGGAGCGGGCAAATCAACGACATTGATGACAATATCGGGCATCCATCACCCCGCGCAAGGGACAATTACCTTCGAGGGGGACGATTTGACCGAGACCTCAGCAGAAAAGCGCGTCCAATTGGGAATTTCGCAGGTACCCGAGGGGAGACTGATTTTTCCTGAAATGACAGTGTTAGAGAATCTTGAACTTGGTGCATTCCTGCGCAAGGATACCCCCGGCATCAGAGAAGATCTTGATCGGGTTTTTGATCTTTTTCCAGTTTTGCGTGAGCGAAGAGGGCAGCAGGGCGGCACATTGAGCGGTGGTGAACAGCAAATGCTGGCTATCGGTCGTGCGCTTATGTCACATCCCCGTCTCCTGCTGCTTGATGAACCTTCGCTTGGACTTGCACCACTTCTGGTTGAGCAGATTTTTGAGATAATTCAAGAAATTAACAACCAAGGCACCACTATTCTTCTGGTTGAGCAGAACGCGTATCTCGCCTTACAGACTACCCATCGCGGCTACGTTATGGAGACAGGGGAGATAGCTATCGAAGGCACATCATCGGAACTTTTGAACGATGCACGAGTACGGGAGGCGTATCTAGGGGAATAG